A section of the candidate division KSB1 bacterium genome encodes:
- a CDS encoding DUF1848 domain-containing protein, giving the protein MTKAQRAKRGGPPTTKVISASRRVDMVAGYPDELAAILQSRFSPDEVHTVVIWTKNGANLLLHATLRKALLRFEQLYVHYSITGMGGTFLEPGIPPAQEALAHLPGVIELTRSPERVRLRFDPIVHLRLPDGQRYTNLPHFAEIAAACAALGVRDVSTSWLQVYRKVANRLGRAGIEPEEPSAEAWAEEARQVLEVAARFGLRVHGCCVPGWPPSRCIDGFLLTRLHPRGLACSTRRATGQRPLCGCTESIDIGWYKSCVGGCLYCYANPKPIGTEKAALPLILP; this is encoded by the coding sequence ATGACCAAAGCGCAGCGCGCAAAGCGCGGCGGGCCTCCAACCACGAAAGTCATCTCCGCAAGTCGCCGCGTAGACATGGTGGCGGGCTATCCGGATGAGCTGGCCGCCATCCTGCAGAGCAGATTCTCCCCGGACGAAGTGCACACCGTCGTCATCTGGACCAAGAATGGCGCTAACCTGCTGCTGCATGCCACGCTGCGCAAGGCCCTCTTGCGCTTTGAGCAGTTGTACGTGCACTACAGCATCACCGGCATGGGCGGGACGTTTCTGGAGCCAGGCATCCCTCCGGCCCAAGAGGCGCTGGCCCACTTGCCGGGGGTGATCGAGCTGACCAGAAGCCCAGAGCGGGTGCGGCTGCGCTTCGACCCCATTGTGCATTTGCGCCTCCCGGACGGACAGCGCTACACGAATCTGCCCCACTTTGCCGAAATCGCCGCAGCCTGCGCCGCGCTTGGGGTGCGCGACGTGTCCACGAGCTGGTTGCAGGTCTACCGGAAAGTGGCAAACCGGCTAGGGCGCGCCGGCATAGAGCCGGAGGAGCCGAGCGCAGAGGCCTGGGCAGAGGAGGCGCGCCAGGTGTTGGAGGTGGCCGCGCGCTTCGGATTGCGGGTGCACGGATGCTGTGTGCCGGGCTGGCCGCCTTCACGGTGCATCGACGGCTTTCTTCTGACGAGGCTGCACCCGCGAGGGTTGGCCTGTTCCACCCGGCGCGCCACAGGACAAAGGCCGCTTTGCGGTTGCACGGAAAGCATAGACATCGGGTGGTACAAGAGCTGCGTGGGCGGCTGCCTGTACTGCTACGCCAACCCCAAGCCCATTGGGACTGAGAAAGCAGCCCTACCCCTTATCCTGCCGTAG
- a CDS encoding L-threonylcarbamoyladenylate synthase, protein MKRLLINPKNPQGRLIRRAAAVLADGGVVCYPTDTVYGIGCGIFHKKASERIYRLKGKGHRDPLSFICPSLQGIAQYAHVSDHAYRIMRRLLPGPYTVVLPATRLVPKMMLSNRKTVGIRVPDNRICMMLLEEFGKPIVSTSASLPGREILHDPDEIAEALAPHIDLFLDCGPLGLEPSTVVDLTGEEPVIVRQGKGPIDLLV, encoded by the coding sequence GTGAAACGCCTGCTCATCAATCCGAAAAACCCGCAGGGGAGGCTCATCCGCCGCGCGGCGGCGGTGCTGGCCGACGGCGGGGTGGTCTGCTACCCCACCGACACCGTGTATGGGATCGGGTGCGGCATATTCCACAAGAAGGCCAGCGAGCGGATCTACAGGCTAAAAGGCAAAGGGCACAGGGATCCGCTGAGCTTCATCTGCCCGAGCCTGCAAGGCATCGCCCAGTATGCGCACGTCTCTGACCATGCTTACCGGATTATGCGCAGGCTCTTGCCCGGCCCCTACACGGTCGTTCTCCCGGCCACGCGCTTGGTGCCCAAAATGATGCTGTCCAATCGCAAGACCGTGGGCATCCGCGTACCGGACAACCGCATCTGCATGATGCTGTTGGAAGAGTTCGGGAAGCCCATTGTCAGCACCAGCGCCTCTTTGCCCGGCCGTGAGATTCTTCATGACCCCGATGAAATTGCCGAAGCGCTTGCCCCCCACATTGACCTTTTCTTGGACTGCGGCCCGCTGGGGCTGGAGCCGTCGACCGTAGTTGATTTGACCGGGGAGGAGCCGGTGATAGTGCGCCAGGGCAAGGGGCCCATTGACCTGCTGGTCTGA
- a CDS encoding T9SS type A sorting domain-containing protein, whose protein sequence is MTSTVTVLSTASFRSYGYGGLFCGPGGAPVDAGVNLSGLDSCTVQVVATGVVLAAGEALHNPDGTIVSGTFRAPGGRTYGPGSCAPGSSAAAGLPVPSGCFGSLIALFVDEKLHPIGGPFQAGAFCELPIPEGATRLLFAINDDGYCDNGGSFQVETTLSAAALRQAPMAMLRQSAGQVSINGRAVLSATPPAFAGDNLATSQGSSFLMDLLSGYQFRSLPGTELSLQSGTSPGCLLGYNAKIEKGGGFFKRLHDVLHPPSKFEIRMPTTVIAVRGTAFSLFVDELTHETTVTVFDDTVALRSATSSELLATLWARGDALCQQAVVDAEGHISGPMWVDCDSSNYSFPPYQDIPLDTVAPHVVSLTDVTLPGGVVSISGRVQDNCAPPYRIAVRARPGTQENVAEPIVVTGPDDSGLFSVEATPVDGSKPASLLLGISDPANNVLWREVDIVLRTYRTVYVDSANTSGVEDGTQAHPFNTIQEGVDAASDGDTVRVAAGTYRERIGFPEDIHLTLIGAGPGVTVVRPPTYEGAALLIRGDATAQVRGMTIRRSTNGIDLAEHAHLVLEDFLIEYCERGLSTSDEGAGVTARRGRISDCAIGIDLWNHLPLRLTNILFERIGGDHAEEAGVIADGTVEIVNCTFAEHYGEDNIVPAVKIVSGLVTIRNTIIWYCGKAIEGNVGECQVEYSCFSQFPVGPWYRDTSQGGTNLPCGTDPMFVAPHYPDYDYHLLPTSPCIDAGDPADDYSLEPEPNGGRIDMGAYGNTPEATSKSLGAILALPDTSAAPGTTVVLPITVSTDSAIALAQFVVEFDSAVIAFQNAQVGPGAPGFSVSLVNRNLPFPPEHGMSPSRNNVLVQISGGGGASFTASGKKVVLLHFVVTGPPGWGCSLRFDTRPSHCFLTTRNLTDIQSERIRFIQGAFAVPVHFSISGYAGYCPTGGPVPQAEVVLDNQSLGVTGQDGRYHLPSVLTGTHTLALQKSGHTAGAISGADAIAVLRHLAFLPPALGACKLRAADVTLDKAVTGADALALLRYLAFFPTNVGHTGSWTFAPAETTFTLLADALLDFVATLLGDVNGNWTPSQGLPLALVSAGEGAASQPKAILAAPAVGSTPGELVTVPVTLSTDSLVALAQFVLEYDSTVVTCDTVVVGADAAGFSLLVNRKLPFPPSCPGTNKNVLLQLRSSDPAWGITGTNRQIAVLRFLGVGAFASVTPLAFDPRPERTFLTTPGLADLCGSDLEFVNGQISLPVELLSFSAEVDRGMVHLCWVAEPEANLLGFEVHRSLDRAHFASVGFVPAHRSAAPAQVYRFTDTPAISGVYYYRLVQKDADGSSTCSGWLEVMVSPPRESRLLQNHPNPFNAQTEVRFQLAQACQVVLTVWNVQGQQIRKLLEEERAAGYHTIHWDGKNEGGLAVASGVYLLRMKAGTVVETRRLLLMR, encoded by the coding sequence TTGACAAGCACGGTCACCGTTCTAAGTACTGCCTCGTTTCGCTCTTACGGCTACGGCGGCCTTTTCTGCGGGCCCGGCGGCGCCCCAGTGGATGCCGGTGTGAATCTTAGTGGCCTGGATTCGTGCACGGTGCAGGTGGTAGCCACCGGAGTCGTGCTCGCTGCGGGTGAGGCCTTGCACAACCCGGATGGGACAATAGTCAGTGGCACTTTCCGGGCCCCAGGAGGACGCACCTACGGTCCTGGAAGTTGTGCCCCAGGAAGCAGCGCCGCCGCCGGGCTCCCCGTGCCCTCAGGATGCTTTGGCAGCCTGATCGCTTTGTTTGTGGACGAAAAGCTGCACCCCATCGGAGGGCCTTTCCAGGCGGGGGCGTTCTGTGAGCTTCCCATTCCTGAGGGCGCCACTCGGCTGCTCTTCGCCATAAACGATGACGGATACTGTGACAACGGTGGATCCTTCCAGGTGGAGACCACCCTGTCGGCTGCGGCCCTCCGCCAGGCACCCATGGCAATGCTCCGCCAAAGTGCGGGGCAAGTCTCGATTAACGGGAGAGCCGTCCTCTCCGCTACGCCTCCGGCTTTTGCCGGCGACAACTTGGCCACGAGCCAAGGGAGTTCTTTTCTCATGGATCTACTTAGCGGATACCAATTCCGCAGCCTGCCAGGTACAGAGCTTTCCCTTCAGAGCGGCACATCCCCTGGTTGCCTACTGGGGTACAATGCGAAAATTGAGAAAGGTGGCGGCTTTTTCAAACGCCTGCACGATGTGTTGCATCCACCAAGCAAGTTCGAAATCAGAATGCCAACAACCGTAATTGCAGTTAGAGGCACCGCATTCAGTCTCTTCGTTGACGAACTGACGCACGAGACGACCGTGACGGTATTCGACGACACCGTTGCATTGCGGAGCGCCACAAGCAGCGAGCTCCTCGCTACCCTTTGGGCACGAGGTGACGCGCTCTGCCAACAGGCTGTAGTGGATGCCGAGGGGCATATTTCCGGACCCATGTGGGTCGACTGCGATAGCTCGAACTATTCCTTCCCGCCATACCAGGACATTCCTTTGGACACTGTGGCGCCGCACGTCGTGTCTCTCACCGACGTCACCTTGCCCGGTGGCGTCGTGAGCATTTCCGGACGGGTGCAGGACAATTGCGCCCCTCCATACCGCATTGCCGTCCGCGCCCGGCCAGGAACCCAGGAAAACGTTGCCGAACCCATTGTGGTCACAGGCCCTGACGACTCTGGGCTTTTCTCCGTGGAGGCCACCCCTGTGGATGGCTCCAAGCCAGCCTCTCTCCTGTTAGGAATCTCCGACCCGGCCAACAACGTCCTCTGGCGAGAAGTGGACATCGTCCTTCGGACCTATCGGACGGTCTACGTGGACAGCGCCAACACCTCCGGCGTTGAGGATGGTACCCAGGCCCATCCCTTCAACACCATCCAGGAAGGGGTCGATGCTGCCAGCGATGGGGACACAGTCAGAGTGGCCGCAGGCACGTACAGGGAGAGAATAGGGTTTCCGGAGGACATACACCTCACGCTCATCGGTGCCGGGCCTGGCGTTACCGTGGTGCGGCCTCCAACCTACGAGGGGGCCGCGTTACTCATCCGCGGGGATGCGACGGCTCAGGTTCGAGGAATGACTATTCGAAGAAGTACAAACGGGATCGACCTGGCGGAACATGCGCACTTGGTCCTCGAAGATTTCCTGATCGAATACTGTGAGCGTGGCCTCTCCACTTCGGACGAGGGCGCAGGAGTAACCGCGCGGCGGGGGAGAATCTCGGACTGCGCGATCGGCATCGACCTGTGGAACCACCTGCCGCTGCGCCTCACCAACATACTCTTCGAACGCATCGGAGGCGACCACGCCGAGGAGGCGGGAGTCATAGCCGACGGCACAGTGGAAATTGTCAACTGCACCTTTGCAGAGCACTACGGCGAGGATAACATAGTCCCGGCGGTCAAGATTGTCAGCGGCCTGGTCACCATCCGCAACACAATCATCTGGTACTGTGGAAAAGCCATCGAAGGGAACGTAGGGGAGTGCCAGGTGGAGTACTCGTGCTTCAGCCAGTTTCCTGTAGGCCCCTGGTACCGGGACACCTCGCAAGGAGGTACCAATCTCCCTTGTGGCACCGACCCCATGTTCGTCGCTCCTCATTACCCAGACTATGATTATCATCTTCTGCCAACCAGCCCGTGCATCGATGCAGGGGACCCCGCTGACGACTACTCCTTGGAGCCGGAGCCTAACGGCGGACGCATCGACATGGGGGCGTACGGAAACACACCGGAGGCGACCTCCAAAAGCCTGGGGGCCATCTTGGCACTGCCGGACACCAGCGCAGCCCCAGGTACCACCGTCGTCCTCCCAATCACCGTCTCCACCGACTCTGCCATTGCATTGGCCCAGTTCGTTGTCGAATTCGACTCGGCCGTCATCGCCTTTCAGAACGCGCAGGTGGGGCCGGGCGCCCCTGGGTTCTCCGTCAGCCTGGTCAACCGAAACCTACCGTTCCCCCCTGAGCACGGAATGAGCCCGAGCAGGAACAACGTCCTGGTACAAATCTCTGGTGGTGGAGGCGCATCGTTCACGGCCTCCGGGAAAAAGGTGGTTCTGCTTCACTTTGTGGTGACCGGTCCTCCCGGGTGGGGGTGCAGCCTCCGTTTCGACACCAGACCGTCCCACTGCTTCTTGACCACGCGCAACTTGACAGACATTCAGTCGGAACGGATTCGTTTCATCCAAGGTGCGTTTGCGGTGCCTGTCCACTTTTCGATCTCCGGATATGCCGGGTATTGCCCCACAGGTGGGCCGGTACCGCAGGCAGAAGTGGTGTTGGACAATCAATCGCTCGGCGTCACCGGGCAAGACGGCCGGTATCATCTCCCGTCGGTGCTTACCGGGACTCATACGTTGGCCCTGCAGAAGAGTGGCCACACAGCCGGTGCCATCTCAGGCGCGGACGCCATAGCTGTGCTAAGGCACTTGGCCTTCCTGCCGCCTGCACTTGGCGCCTGCAAGTTGCGCGCAGCCGATGTGACCCTGGACAAAGCGGTCACCGGTGCCGATGCCTTGGCACTTCTTCGCTATCTGGCCTTTTTCCCCACGAACGTCGGTCACACGGGCAGTTGGACTTTTGCCCCTGCCGAGACGACCTTCACCCTGCTCGCCGATGCCTTGCTTGATTTCGTTGCGACTCTCCTGGGAGACGTGAATGGCAACTGGACCCCAAGCCAGGGCCTTCCTCTTGCCCTCGTGAGCGCAGGGGAGGGCGCTGCCTCGCAGCCCAAGGCTATCCTTGCTGCGCCCGCCGTAGGAAGCACCCCTGGAGAGTTGGTCACCGTGCCGGTGACCTTGAGCACCGACTCGCTCGTGGCCCTGGCGCAGTTTGTCTTGGAATACGACTCAACGGTGGTCACGTGCGACACGGTTGTGGTCGGTGCCGATGCAGCAGGCTTCTCCTTGTTGGTGAACCGCAAACTGCCATTTCCTCCTTCGTGTCCGGGCACGAACAAGAACGTCCTGCTACAACTCAGGTCATCGGATCCCGCCTGGGGAATCACTGGCACAAACCGCCAGATTGCGGTTCTGCGTTTTCTGGGCGTTGGCGCATTCGCGAGCGTCACGCCGCTGGCCTTTGATCCGCGACCCGAACGCACGTTCCTGACGACTCCGGGGTTAGCAGACCTGTGCGGGAGCGATTTAGAGTTCGTGAACGGTCAGATCAGCCTCCCGGTCGAGCTCCTCTCCTTTTCAGCGGAAGTGGACAGGGGCATGGTCCACCTGTGCTGGGTTGCGGAGCCCGAGGCCAATCTGCTCGGCTTTGAGGTGCACCGCAGCCTGGACCGGGCCCACTTTGCCAGCGTAGGGTTCGTGCCTGCCCACCGGTCCGCCGCGCCCGCACAAGTCTATCGCTTCACGGACACGCCGGCCATCAGCGGCGTCTACTACTACCGCCTGGTGCAGAAAGATGCCGACGGTTCGTCGACCTGCTCAGGTTGGCTGGAAGTCATGGTCTCGCCCCCCAGGGAGTCCCGCCTGCTCCAGAACCACCCCAACCCGTTCAACGCCCAGACGGAGGTGCGCTTCCAGCTGGCGCAGGCGTGCCAGGTGGTGCTGACCGTGTGGAACGTGCAGGGTCAGCAGATTCGCAAGCTACTGGAGGAGGAACGGGCGGCCGGCTATCACACCATTCACTGGGACGGAAAGAACGAGGGGGGTCTGGCAGTAGCCTCGGGGGTGTATCTCCTGCGCATGAAAGCGGGAACGGTTGTGGAGACGCGTAGACTCCTGCTCATGCGCTGA
- a CDS encoding tail fiber domain-containing protein — protein sequence MGTWQPVAGGIGGSGTANYIPKFTAGTTLGNSIMYETGGKIGIGTTTPNNLLTLRSAGPWIEFQDSDGGNYWVIGAYGGNYFALTEATPGGMGYTRLTVKEGGNLGIGTTFPANILPVQQSSATDPIADTWTTYSSKRWKTNVNPIQGALSKVQSLRGVSFDWKADGKHDIGLVAEEVGEVIPEVVTYEENGKDARSIDYGRLVAVLIEAIKEQQQEIQRLEAAVQSLSQKK from the coding sequence ATGGGTACCTGGCAACCCGTCGCCGGGGGAATTGGTGGTAGTGGCACGGCTAATTACATCCCCAAATTCACAGCAGGAACCACTCTTGGCAATTCAATAATGTACGAAACCGGTGGAAAAATCGGTATCGGGACGACAACACCCAATAACCTATTGACGTTGCGCTCTGCCGGTCCCTGGATTGAATTTCAGGATAGCGACGGAGGCAATTATTGGGTTATTGGAGCTTATGGAGGAAACTACTTTGCTTTGACTGAAGCGACTCCTGGTGGTATGGGATACACGAGACTCACTGTCAAAGAGGGTGGCAACCTGGGAATAGGGACGACATTCCCCGCCAACATCTTGCCAGTCCAGCAATCCTCCGCCACCGACCCGATCGCCGATACATGGACGACTTACAGCTCGAAGAGATGGAAGACAAATGTCAATCCAATCCAGGGGGCTTTGTCTAAGGTCCAGAGCTTGCGCGGCGTTTCCTTCGATTGGAAGGCAGATGGCAAGCACGACATCGGGCTGGTGGCCGAGGAAGTGGGTGAGGTCATCCCAGAGGTGGTGACCTACGAGGAAAACGGCAAAGATGCCAGGTCTATTGACTACGGCCGGCTGGTGGCAGTATTGATTGAGGCGATAAAGGAACAGCAGCAGGAGATCCAAAGACTCGAGGCCGCTGTGCAGTCGCTTAGCCAGAAGAAATAG
- a CDS encoding C40 family peptidase, with protein sequence MRRDRFFASAAIVAAVALLAGCVRIPTVTPEMQATVEQVGKEFCPDERLALYAVQAHPGVNGIVLTGQTTSAEAKQALLSRLQGVGQIPLVDSIVVLPDPQLGEERFGLVRVSVADLRKEPSFKAELLDQVLLGHKVDLLKRNRGWYFCRAEDGYLGWIADESITPVHAAGLREWESKKLLVVKEHWARAYASPGEGAGPISDLVRGNLLAAVGARGAWYEVLYPDGRVGFVHSSIVADYDSLRAHIVATPEAIVADARSFIGYPYVWGGTSAKGMDCSGLTFIVFGWHGIALPRDANMQVTVGEPVPIDSTFSQARPGDLCFFGPSPERITHVGIYAGNYQFIHSSGMVSQDSFNPKDPNFNAYRTRTLRQIRRVRR encoded by the coding sequence GTGAGAAGGGACCGCTTTTTCGCCAGCGCAGCCATCGTTGCTGCCGTCGCTTTGCTTGCGGGTTGCGTGCGCATTCCGACGGTCACCCCGGAGATGCAGGCGACCGTTGAGCAGGTGGGAAAGGAGTTTTGCCCAGACGAGCGCCTGGCGTTGTACGCGGTTCAGGCACACCCAGGGGTCAACGGGATTGTGCTCACCGGGCAGACCACTTCGGCGGAAGCCAAGCAGGCCCTGCTTTCGCGGCTGCAAGGGGTTGGCCAGATCCCCCTGGTGGATAGCATCGTGGTGCTGCCCGACCCGCAACTGGGCGAGGAACGATTCGGCCTCGTGCGGGTCAGCGTCGCCGACCTGCGCAAGGAGCCTTCCTTCAAGGCCGAACTCTTAGATCAAGTTCTGCTCGGACACAAAGTGGACTTGCTCAAGCGCAATCGGGGGTGGTACTTCTGTCGTGCGGAAGACGGCTACTTGGGCTGGATCGCCGACGAGAGCATAACTCCGGTGCACGCAGCTGGGTTGCGGGAGTGGGAGAGCAAAAAGCTGCTGGTGGTCAAGGAGCATTGGGCGCGCGCGTATGCCTCGCCAGGAGAAGGCGCAGGGCCGATCAGCGATCTGGTGCGCGGCAATTTGTTGGCGGCAGTCGGCGCGCGGGGTGCCTGGTACGAAGTGCTCTACCCGGACGGACGCGTGGGCTTTGTGCACAGCAGCATTGTGGCCGATTATGACTCGTTGCGTGCCCACATCGTCGCCACGCCCGAGGCCATCGTGGCCGACGCGCGGAGCTTCATAGGCTACCCCTACGTGTGGGGCGGCACCTCAGCCAAAGGCATGGACTGCTCGGGGTTGACCTTCATCGTGTTCGGCTGGCACGGGATTGCACTGCCGCGCGATGCCAACATGCAGGTGACCGTCGGGGAGCCGGTGCCCATCGATTCCACCTTCAGCCAGGCGCGCCCCGGGGATCTGTGTTTTTTCGGTCCCAGCCCGGAACGGATTACCCACGTAGGCATCTACGCAGGCAACTACCAGTTCATCCATAGCAGCGGGATGGTCAGTCAGGACAGCTTCAATCCCAAGGATCCTAACTTCAATGCCTACCGCACGCGCACGCTGCGGCAGATCAGGCGAGTGCGCAGATGA
- a CDS encoding family 10 glycosylhydrolase → MGHRILRGITLKFAFVSLLAPLAVRGGELRALWVTRWDYRTAEDVRAIVQNAAQYHFNTLLFQVRGNGTVCYRSSIEPWAEEFGSQDPGWDPLQMAIDEAHARGIALDAWVNVYPGWRGTAPPANPQQLWNSHRDWFMVDPEGAVQHLNSHYTWLSPTNPEVQAYLHRLFVELLERYDVDGIHLDYFRFPGPGFSFDLPSLMQFRLYNDGRSPAEAPAAWDEWRRSALTRLLTVLYSTVKARRPDAVVSSAVIGDPQTGKQLFLQDSHRWLAMGIIDVLFPMIYTSDTTLFRRLAADHLQDDKGRLVCPGIDATADWRTQVAIARRLGAQGFALFSYQALFPKHAATPGAVQNLMAVQPEPTPLPELAWKTSPKDVQGPLIPALFTAPPVVREGEPFKVLCHISDPSGVYDDSTGSEGQGVHLVWSMAGKGEEMRELRMSALSSQEGWYITDQEVPAQRAGTELLLRVFARDNADPKRRNLGYSPVTAIVVDFSQPLFSCQGEYGPLVWNAAAVAVDSTGQVWVSSLEDRCAHVLAPDGSEKDSSPVRVGLTASNQLVALRSPTTLAVDGRGVIHIGCATSPGLIFRFGPDGRGLPGLELPYPVGCIDFDRFGHAFVSESGRALWHVYDATWQEMENGPFGDGSVGNGLAASPDGSRVYVASESEGTVQVWRGEVSGTSSQYQREGSLPVRGIGKGSVHTDRRGTVFVSHMPAGRITVLDGEGNVVGFLHGGSPPLRAPKNVALCAAGDILYVLETGAAGPSRLSRWVRAPGTSLGRQEQ, encoded by the coding sequence ATGGGCCACCGCATTCTTCGAGGCATTACCCTTAAGTTTGCATTTGTATCTTTGCTGGCACCGCTCGCCGTGCGCGGCGGCGAACTCCGTGCCCTCTGGGTCACGCGCTGGGACTATCGCACAGCCGAAGACGTGCGCGCCATCGTGCAAAACGCCGCCCAGTACCATTTCAACACTCTCCTTTTTCAGGTCAGAGGAAACGGCACGGTCTGCTATCGCTCGAGCATCGAACCCTGGGCAGAGGAGTTTGGAAGCCAGGACCCGGGCTGGGATCCCTTGCAGATGGCCATCGACGAGGCGCACGCGCGGGGCATTGCGCTCGATGCCTGGGTCAACGTCTACCCGGGCTGGCGCGGGACGGCTCCCCCGGCCAACCCGCAGCAGCTCTGGAATTCCCACCGTGACTGGTTCATGGTGGATCCCGAGGGCGCCGTGCAACACCTTAACAGCCACTACACCTGGCTCTCCCCCACCAATCCGGAGGTACAAGCCTACCTACACAGGTTGTTCGTTGAGCTCCTCGAGCGATACGACGTAGACGGCATCCACTTGGACTACTTCCGCTTTCCAGGACCGGGCTTTTCATTTGACTTGCCTTCGCTCATGCAGTTTCGCCTGTACAACGATGGTCGCTCGCCTGCAGAAGCGCCGGCCGCCTGGGACGAATGGCGCCGCAGCGCCCTGACCCGCCTGCTCACCGTGCTCTATAGCACCGTCAAGGCTCGTAGGCCTGATGCGGTGGTCTCCAGCGCGGTGATCGGTGACCCGCAGACCGGCAAACAGCTTTTCCTGCAGGATAGCCACCGCTGGCTGGCCATGGGGATCATCGATGTCCTCTTCCCCATGATTTACACCAGCGACACTACCCTCTTTCGCCGCCTGGCCGCCGACCACCTCCAGGACGACAAAGGCCGCTTGGTCTGTCCTGGCATCGATGCCACCGCAGATTGGCGCACCCAGGTGGCGATAGCACGCCGCCTTGGCGCCCAGGGTTTTGCCCTGTTCTCCTACCAGGCCCTTTTCCCGAAGCACGCGGCCACCCCTGGGGCTGTCCAGAATCTGATGGCGGTGCAGCCCGAACCCACGCCGCTGCCTGAGCTGGCCTGGAAGACTTCGCCCAAAGACGTACAGGGGCCACTCATCCCGGCGTTGTTCACCGCCCCGCCGGTGGTCCGCGAAGGGGAGCCGTTCAAGGTGCTCTGCCACATCAGCGACCCGAGTGGTGTGTACGACGACAGTACCGGCTCGGAAGGCCAGGGTGTACACCTGGTGTGGAGCATGGCGGGCAAGGGAGAGGAGATGCGCGAACTCCGGATGTCTGCCCTGTCCTCGCAGGAGGGTTGGTACATCACCGACCAGGAGGTTCCAGCTCAAAGGGCAGGAACCGAGCTGCTGCTCCGCGTCTTTGCCAGAGACAACGCCGACCCCAAGAGGCGCAACCTCGGCTACAGTCCGGTCACGGCCATCGTGGTCGACTTCAGCCAGCCTCTCTTCTCTTGTCAAGGCGAGTATGGCCCGCTGGTGTGGAACGCCGCGGCGGTGGCAGTGGATTCCACTGGCCAAGTGTGGGTCAGCTCCCTTGAAGACCGCTGCGCCCATGTGCTTGCCCCAGATGGAAGCGAAAAAGACTCCTCGCCGGTGCGCGTGGGCCTCACCGCCAGCAATCAACTTGTGGCTCTGCGCAGTCCGACTACCCTGGCTGTGGACGGTCGGGGCGTCATCCACATCGGCTGTGCCACGTCCCCGGGGCTCATCTTCCGCTTTGGCCCTGACGGGCGAGGCCTCCCTGGCCTCGAGCTGCCCTATCCTGTGGGATGCATAGATTTCGACCGCTTCGGCCATGCCTTCGTCTCAGAGAGTGGCCGGGCGCTTTGGCACGTCTACGATGCCACCTGGCAGGAGATGGAAAACGGCCCTTTCGGGGATGGCTCAGTGGGAAATGGCTTAGCCGCTTCCCCGGATGGAAGCAGAGTCTACGTGGCCAGCGAGTCGGAAGGAACGGTGCAGGTATGGCGCGGCGAGGTTAGCGGCACGAGCTCCCAGTACCAGCGAGAAGGCAGCTTGCCCGTGCGCGGGATCGGCAAGGGCAGTGTCCATACCGACCGGCGAGGGACGGTCTTTGTTTCCCACATGCCTGCCGGCCGCATCACCGTTCTGGACGGGGAAGGGAACGTGGTCGGCTTTCTCCACGGTGGGTCGCCGCCCCTGCGTGCCCCCAAAAACGTTGCCCTCTGCGCTGCCGGTGATATCCTCTACGTCTTGGAAACCGGCGCTGCCGGGCCGAGCAGGCTGAGCAGGTGGGTGCGAGCGCCGGGAACCTCCCTCGGACGGCAGGAGCAGTAG
- a CDS encoding GNAT family N-acetyltransferase — protein sequence MSTATRVGVNIRPLLRQDLVPISRLIAEAFTTGREEDGYADIHVPPCRIEMLEMYLSTTPPGCIVAQRGDTAVGVAFSHLYGTTGWIGPIAVAPQWQGRGVGTQITRHSVDFLMNSGCATIGLETMPRSSRNLGFYLKLGFVPQQLTCELIRPVARAGATELRAGIQVRRFSQEDEHGSWSFLGRAAELANGVAEGTDYAPLIRQTRTFRFGETFLLERNGSALALAVVHTEAYFMGQQRNLARLVVGVVPEQWREELFPALVNLLEVHARREELELLCLRVPANSHWALRWALNHGFKIIHSDLRMTLEGYPERVKGGAVHLNRWE from the coding sequence ATGAGTACTGCGACAAGAGTGGGCGTCAACATCCGCCCGTTGCTCAGGCAGGATCTGGTGCCCATAAGCCGCCTCATCGCTGAGGCTTTTACCACGGGGCGCGAGGAGGACGGGTATGCGGATATCCACGTGCCGCCGTGTCGGATCGAGATGCTGGAGATGTACCTTTCCACGACGCCCCCTGGGTGCATCGTTGCCCAACGGGGTGATACGGCAGTGGGTGTTGCCTTCTCGCACCTCTACGGCACCACGGGATGGATAGGCCCAATCGCCGTTGCGCCGCAATGGCAGGGACGGGGCGTGGGTACGCAGATCACGCGGCACAGCGTCGATTTCCTGATGAACTCCGGGTGTGCCACGATTGGCTTAGAGACCATGCCGCGCAGCTCTCGCAATCTCGGCTTCTACCTGAAGCTGGGCTTCGTGCCGCAACAGCTCACGTGCGAGCTGATACGCCCGGTGGCCAGAGCCGGGGCGACGGAGTTGAGGGCGGGTATCCAGGTGCGGCGGTTCAGCCAGGAAGATGAGCATGGTTCTTGGTCTTTCTTGGGCAGAGCGGCCGAACTGGCGAACGGCGTGGCCGAGGGGACTGACTACGCGCCGCTGATCCGGCAGACGCGAACATTTCGCTTTGGGGAGACCTTCCTTTTGGAGCGGAACGGGAGCGCCCTGGCGCTGGCCGTGGTGCACACCGAAGCGTACTTCATGGGACAGCAGCGCAACCTCGCTCGCTTAGTCGTCGGGGTGGTGCCGGAGCAGTGGCGCGAGGAACTTTTCCCTGCGCTCGTCAATTTGCTCGAAGTGCACGCGCGCCGGGAGGAGCTGGAACTGCTCTGCCTGCGGGTGCCGGCAAACAGCCATTGGGCCCTGCGCTGGGCGCTGAACCACGGTTTCAAGATCATCCATTCCGACCTGCGCATGACCTTGGAGGGCTATCCAGAGCGCGTGAAGGGTGGGGCAGTGCATCTGAACAGGTGGGAGTGA